Proteins from one Rosa chinensis cultivar Old Blush chromosome 7, RchiOBHm-V2, whole genome shotgun sequence genomic window:
- the LOC112176848 gene encoding putative disease resistance protein At3g14460, with product MKCLRTLNLSGNMLNEVPKEIGELIHLRYMDLSRSRNLKKLPDAVCDLYNLQTLVLVHCYELEKLPKAMGKLINLKHLYVDGSFMLTYLPKGIGNLKSLEALDCFYVLEGDDEALKFGDLGIMDQLQGSLEIKYFGNNARNDASEIEKAELRNKEHLSHLGVNFLAGREQRKGDSEIVKALQPHQNLKSLDIWNCQMGTTESLYWIKSLRNLRKLHLACWIFCEVLPPLGKLPSLKILEIEGMEKVKKVGVEFLGIEEEEEEEVSGILFPKLKLLSFGFMENWEEWAFFSEMTIMPGLSFL from the coding sequence ATGAAATGCCTCAGGACATTAAATTTGAGCGGTAACATGCTCAATGAAGTTCCAAAAGAGATTGGTGAATTGATTCATTTGAGATATATGGATTTGTCTCGTAGTCGTAATTTGAAAAAATTACCAGATGCTGTGTGTGATTTATACAATCTACAAACTCTGGTCCTTGTTCACTGCTATGAACTTGAGAAACTACCCAAGGCAATGGGAAAGTTGATTAACTTGAAGCATCTATATGTTGACGGTAGTTTTATGCTGACGTACTTACCGAAAGGGATTGGGAATTTGAAAAGTCTGGAAGCACTAGACTGCTTTTATGTACTTGAGGGTGATGATGAAGCATTGAAATTTGGAGATCTCGGAATCATGGACCAGCTTCAGGGGAGCCTTGAGATAAAATATTTCGGGAATAATGCGAGAAATGATGCGAGTGAGATTGAGAAAGCAGAGTTGAGGAATAAGGAGCACCTCTCTCATTTAGGAGTAAATTTCCTCGCAGGTCGAGAGCAGAGAAAAGGTGATTCAGAAATAGTGAAAGCATTGCAACCACATCAAAATTTGAAATCTTTAGACATTTGGAATTGCCAAATGGGCACCACTGAGTCTCTCTATTGGATCAAGTCTTTACgcaatttgagaaaacttcatCTCGCTTGCTGGATATTTTGTGAAGTTTTGCCTCCTCTTGGAAAATTGCCATCGCTTAAAATTCTAGAGATAGAGGGGATGGAGAAAGTGAAAAAGGTGGGAGTTGAATTTCTGggaatagaagaagaagaagaagaggaagtctCAGGAATTCTATTCCCCAAATTGAAACTGCTTTCTTTTGGATTCATGGAGAACTGGGAAGAGTGGGCCTTTTTTTCTGAAATGACAATAATGCCAGGCCTTTCTTTCTTGTGA